One segment of Falco biarmicus isolate bFalBia1 chromosome 12, bFalBia1.pri, whole genome shotgun sequence DNA contains the following:
- the CALM2 gene encoding calmodulin-2 translates to MADQLTEEQIAEFKEAFSLFDKDGDGTITTKELGTVMRSLGQNPTEAELQDMINEVDADGNGTIDFPEFLTMMARKMKDTDSEEEIREAFRVFDKDGNGYISAAELRHVMTNLGEKLTDEEVDEMIREADIDGDGQVNYEEFVQMMTAK, encoded by the exons AATTCAAAGAAGCTTTTTCACTATTTGATAAGGATGGTGATGGTACTATAACCACAAAGGAGTTGGGGACAGTGATGAGATCGCTTGGTCAAAACCCCACAGAAGCAGAGCTACAGGATATGATCAATGAAGTAGATGCTGATG GCAATGGCACAATTGACTTTCCAGAGTTTCTGACAATGAtggcaagaaaaatgaaagatacAGATAGTGAAGAAGAAATTAGAGAAGCGTTCCGTGTGTTTGACAAG GATGGTAATGGTTACATTAGTGCTGCAGAACTCCGTCATGTGATGACAAATCTTGGGGAGAAGCTAACAGATGAAGAAGTTGATGAAATGATTAGGGAAGCAGACATTGATGGTGATGGTCAAGTAAACTATGAAG AGTTTGTACAAATGATGACAGCGAAGTGA